In one Pseudarthrobacter oxydans genomic region, the following are encoded:
- a CDS encoding ABC transporter ATP-binding protein — protein sequence MSRPRERPLRRTLAMVRPHLAGHKWLMAGGVTALLFEVAFRILEPWPVKFVVDAVTRSLGADLGGPGPAAGPGLLLACGAAVLLITVLRALSNFLATVAFALAGSRVATELRARVFDHVQSLSARYHATSRTGDTVQRLVGDVGRLQEVAVSAGLPLLANCITLVAMAGVMFWLDPLLALTVLAACAAFVAVSRRSTGRITTAARRTRKGESSLANTAQESLGAIRVVQAYGLESALAVRFKGSNARTLKDGVQSRRLAAALERRTDVIVGLAGAVVLTVGGWRVTQGAMTPGDLVLFLMYLKTAMKPLRDLAKYTGRIARAAASGERVAELLEEHVEITDAPGATPLGTVRGAIEFRGVTAAYIAGRPVLRGVDLTIPAGRKTAIIGPSGSGKSTLVSLLARMLDPVEGSVRIDGRDLRDATLGSVRSALGVVLQEAVLFAGTIRENIRYGRLDASDREVEQAARLAHAHGFIAALPEGYDTVVGERGGTLSGGQRQRLSIARALLRDSPVVVLDEVTTGLDQASRAEVMAGLDTLIRGRTTVWITHEASVALACDRVVWLQDGQVLLDGPPDELVGYPLFASWLAQQLAAAREAPARTETA from the coding sequence GTGAGCAGACCGCGGGAACGGCCATTGCGGCGCACGCTCGCCATGGTGCGTCCCCACCTTGCCGGGCACAAGTGGTTGATGGCGGGAGGTGTGACGGCGCTGCTCTTCGAGGTGGCCTTCCGGATTCTGGAACCTTGGCCGGTGAAATTTGTGGTGGACGCGGTCACCCGGAGCCTTGGTGCGGACCTTGGCGGTCCCGGGCCTGCGGCAGGTCCGGGTCTTCTCCTCGCCTGCGGGGCTGCGGTGCTGCTGATCACGGTATTGCGCGCACTCAGCAATTTCCTGGCCACTGTGGCGTTTGCCTTGGCCGGTTCACGCGTCGCCACGGAGCTGAGGGCACGCGTTTTCGACCATGTCCAGTCCCTCTCTGCCCGCTACCACGCGACATCACGGACCGGTGACACGGTGCAGCGGCTCGTGGGCGACGTGGGCCGGCTCCAGGAAGTTGCCGTCAGCGCCGGCCTGCCCCTGCTGGCGAACTGCATCACGCTCGTGGCGATGGCCGGGGTCATGTTCTGGCTGGACCCGCTGCTGGCTCTCACCGTGCTCGCCGCCTGTGCAGCATTCGTGGCCGTCTCCAGGAGGAGCACGGGAAGAATAACGACGGCGGCCCGCCGCACCCGCAAGGGTGAAAGCTCACTCGCCAATACCGCGCAGGAGAGCCTGGGAGCCATCCGTGTCGTCCAGGCGTACGGTTTGGAAAGCGCGCTCGCAGTCCGCTTCAAAGGCAGCAACGCCAGGACGCTGAAGGACGGGGTGCAGTCCCGGCGCCTTGCCGCCGCACTGGAGCGCCGAACCGATGTCATAGTCGGCCTGGCGGGCGCGGTGGTCTTGACGGTCGGGGGCTGGCGCGTGACTCAAGGCGCCATGACTCCGGGGGACCTGGTGTTGTTCCTCATGTACCTCAAGACGGCGATGAAGCCCCTGCGGGACCTGGCAAAATATACCGGGCGCATAGCCCGCGCCGCGGCATCCGGGGAGCGGGTGGCTGAACTCCTCGAGGAACACGTGGAGATCACCGATGCACCCGGCGCCACTCCCCTTGGCACAGTGCGCGGAGCGATTGAATTCCGGGGAGTTACCGCCGCCTACATCGCTGGCCGGCCAGTGCTGCGCGGGGTGGACCTCACCATCCCGGCGGGTCGCAAGACCGCCATCATCGGACCATCCGGATCCGGGAAGTCCACGCTCGTGTCCCTGCTGGCGCGCATGCTCGACCCGGTGGAGGGTTCGGTGCGGATCGACGGGCGGGACCTCAGGGACGCCACGTTGGGTTCGGTCCGCTCGGCCCTGGGTGTCGTCCTGCAGGAGGCGGTGCTGTTCGCAGGAACCATAAGGGAAAATATCCGCTACGGCCGGCTGGACGCCTCTGACCGCGAGGTGGAGCAGGCGGCCCGCCTCGCCCATGCCCACGGGTTCATCGCAGCGTTGCCGGAAGGCTACGACACCGTGGTCGGCGAGCGGGGCGGCACTCTTTCGGGCGGCCAGCGGCAGCGCCTGTCAATTGCACGGGCCCTGCTCCGGGATTCACCGGTGGTGGTTCTCGATGAGGTGACCACCGGACTGGACCAGGCATCCCGTGCCGAGGTGATGGCGGGCCTGGACACCTTGATCAGGGGGCGCACCACGGTGTGGATCACCCATGAGGCCTCGGTGGCCCTGGCCTGTGACAGGGTGGTCTGGCTGCAGGACGGGCAGGTTCTGCTGGACGGGCCGCCCGATGAGCTGGTCGGCTATCCGCTGTTCGCCTCCTGGCTCGCGCAGCAGCTCGCAGCCGCCCGCGAGGCCCCGGCAAGGACGGAGACAGCATGA
- a CDS encoding phosphotransferase, with amino-acid sequence MSNRGTFPGTAAGPAGPPVDKGLPVLDLFFDASRLSHALGRPARADRMRHKPGVSAVARLQDGQDTPQWIAAYHPSAVEKAEKILHRSRQWSSGASRVVQIGMPGFPGYQVLTGPLQMDGKLHKPLARFTRSGLPGGMAGSRILNYNPFRRVVFTVGTDTGELVCKATSTPFPGTAALLVRLGGAGVPVVPECLPEALPPGIPRSRSLRYYPWFGMGHLGSPGESTATRLTELTHETGRALARLHSLGPLPGAQAMQGSPASRLSATVRHLARLVPALAARLDRIHRRLQPVVDVNSGQTLIHGDFSADQVLVDGTRIRLIDFDRCSHGRGASDLGSFAAVELLAAGAGAGRPSLTAALLEGYRSTDQPVSDAEVVAWTAFHLLGRLHEPFRNCRDHWHQEMADRLATIEQIL; translated from the coding sequence ATGAGCAACAGAGGGACTTTCCCCGGCACCGCTGCCGGGCCTGCCGGGCCTCCCGTGGACAAGGGCCTGCCCGTTCTCGACCTCTTCTTCGATGCCTCCCGCCTGAGCCACGCCTTGGGACGGCCGGCCCGGGCGGACCGCATGCGGCATAAGCCGGGCGTCTCGGCGGTGGCGCGGCTCCAGGACGGGCAGGACACGCCGCAATGGATTGCCGCGTACCACCCGTCCGCCGTCGAGAAGGCCGAAAAGATCCTGCACCGAAGCAGGCAATGGTCCTCCGGGGCCTCCCGCGTGGTGCAGATAGGAATGCCAGGCTTTCCGGGGTACCAGGTGCTTACGGGGCCCCTGCAGATGGACGGGAAGCTGCACAAACCCCTGGCCCGCTTCACCCGTTCCGGCTTACCCGGCGGCATGGCCGGGAGCCGGATCCTGAACTACAACCCGTTTCGGCGAGTCGTATTCACGGTGGGGACTGATACGGGGGAGCTCGTCTGCAAGGCCACGTCCACGCCTTTCCCCGGAACGGCAGCCCTGCTGGTCCGGCTGGGCGGCGCCGGCGTCCCGGTGGTGCCGGAATGCCTCCCGGAGGCCCTGCCCCCGGGCATTCCCCGCTCGCGGAGCCTTCGCTACTACCCGTGGTTCGGCATGGGCCACCTCGGCTCCCCCGGAGAGAGCACGGCGACGCGGCTCACTGAACTGACCCATGAAACCGGAAGGGCACTGGCACGGCTTCACTCGCTGGGACCGCTGCCGGGGGCACAGGCCATGCAGGGCAGCCCGGCGTCGAGGCTTTCCGCCACGGTGCGGCACCTTGCGAGGCTTGTCCCGGCACTGGCCGCCCGGCTGGACAGGATTCACAGAAGACTGCAACCGGTGGTGGACGTCAACTCTGGCCAAACCCTCATCCACGGTGACTTCTCCGCGGACCAGGTGCTCGTGGACGGGACCCGGATCCGCCTGATCGACTTTGACCGATGCTCCCACGGCCGTGGAGCATCGGACCTGGGGAGCTTCGCGGCCGTTGAACTCCTTGCTGCGGGTGCCGGTGCGGGCAGGCCGTCCCTCACTGCGGCCCTGCTGGAGGGTTACCGGTCAACGGACCAGCCGGTCAGCGACGCCGAGGTGGTTGCCTGGACAGCCTTCCACCTGCTGGGCAGGCTGCATGAGCCGTTCCGAAACTGCAGGGACCACTGGCATCAGGAAATGGCAGACCGGCTGGCAACAATAGAGCAGATCCTGTGA
- a CDS encoding phosphotransferase has product MTGRISSALAVLHGPAVPRAMGTGVTVRKVWPGANGSLTFEARETDTGRIRAGSVSGDGCIRAAPYGCDPALESLRDAARGSQLLIHRYGRRAVLRHVHPDGQSTFTKVVRQGKAPALARTHSLAEKLPETTGITVPRLLRQDSGSITLSAVAGTDLHRLGRAAAADMPGTGSAAQAGWEAAWRLFPGTWPHFAEAPRGALPFHTAEDECRTVAQWAGHADAHGALQAAGTSLGDAVERVNLMLLATPAQAPVLCHRDLHDKQILVGSREGGLGLIDFDTLSTAEPALDLGNLLAHVEFRYWQGLLLRAAATHAEGRILEAADSLCVDPARLQAYRVAAAVRIACVYAFRPPYRPLAHDWFAHILGRLGQRGGHSRLADFA; this is encoded by the coding sequence GTGACGGGCCGGATCTCCTCCGCCCTGGCTGTGCTGCACGGGCCCGCGGTCCCGCGGGCCATGGGAACCGGCGTGACCGTCCGGAAGGTCTGGCCCGGTGCCAACGGCAGCCTGACATTTGAGGCCAGGGAAACCGACACGGGACGCATCCGCGCCGGCAGCGTATCCGGTGATGGTTGCATCCGGGCCGCGCCGTACGGGTGTGACCCCGCCCTGGAAAGCCTCCGGGACGCTGCACGCGGCAGCCAATTGCTGATCCACCGATACGGGCGGCGGGCGGTGCTCCGGCACGTGCACCCGGACGGGCAGTCCACGTTCACCAAGGTGGTGCGCCAGGGCAAGGCCCCGGCACTGGCCCGAACGCACAGCCTCGCGGAAAAACTCCCGGAAACAACGGGTATCACCGTTCCCCGGCTCCTGCGGCAGGATTCGGGCAGCATTACGCTTTCCGCTGTTGCCGGCACGGACCTGCACCGCCTTGGCCGCGCCGCTGCTGCGGACATGCCCGGGACCGGCAGTGCCGCGCAGGCCGGCTGGGAAGCCGCTTGGCGGCTGTTCCCGGGGACGTGGCCGCACTTCGCCGAAGCGCCCCGAGGGGCACTGCCGTTCCATACAGCGGAAGATGAATGCCGGACGGTGGCGCAATGGGCTGGACACGCAGACGCACATGGCGCCCTCCAGGCTGCGGGCACGTCTCTTGGAGACGCCGTCGAAAGGGTGAACCTGATGCTGCTGGCCACGCCCGCGCAGGCTCCTGTCCTGTGCCACCGTGACCTTCACGACAAACAGATTCTCGTCGGCTCCCGGGAAGGGGGCCTCGGGCTGATCGACTTCGACACGCTCTCCACGGCAGAACCCGCACTGGACCTTGGAAACCTGCTGGCACATGTGGAGTTCCGGTACTGGCAGGGGCTGCTCCTTCGGGCCGCTGCAACCCACGCTGAAGGGCGGATACTTGAGGCCGCGGACAGCCTGTGCGTGGACCCGGCCCGGCTGCAGGCCTACCGCGTGGCTGCCGCCGTCAGGATTGCCTGCGTCTACGCGTTCCGGCCCCCGTACCGGCCCCTCGCCCATGACTGGTTTGCGCACATTTTGGGAAGGCTTGGGCAGCGGGGCGGGCATTCCCGGCTGGCGGACTTCGCCTAG
- a CDS encoding UDP-glucose/GDP-mannose dehydrogenase family protein, with the protein MKVSVIGCGYLGAVHSAALARLGHDVVGIDVDAGKVQALAAGRPSFFEPGLPELLAAGAEAGTLHYSTNIADAAGCAVHFITVGTPQQPNGYAADLRYVHAAVAALIPHLRPGDVVAGKSTVPVGTARQIAATLSAGAAGSLLVWNPEFLREGHAVQDTLSPDRLVYGLPGPAGCDGLGAADGQVPHPQRVLDEVYRQLLADGCPRLVMDYETAEMVKVSANAFLATKISFINAISDVCEAAGADVAMLADAIGYDARIGRSFLNAGLGFGGGCLPKDIRAFMARAGELGASQAQALLREVDAINAGRRSRMVDLASEVCGGSLAGQRVAVLGLAFKPQSDDVRESPALSVAAELQDKGAIVTATDPQAVRNAALILPALNCVETVEEAVQGSHAVLVLTDWDEYRSLDPTWLAGLVSGMAVVDGRSCLDADAWRAAGWTYRALGRPGLPAAVPATV; encoded by the coding sequence ATGAAGGTTTCGGTTATTGGCTGCGGTTATCTCGGTGCGGTCCATTCGGCCGCGCTGGCCCGGCTCGGGCATGACGTCGTGGGCATCGATGTCGATGCCGGGAAGGTGCAGGCTTTGGCCGCTGGCCGGCCTTCCTTCTTCGAACCCGGCCTGCCGGAGCTCCTGGCCGCCGGCGCCGAGGCCGGCACCTTGCACTATTCCACCAACATCGCCGACGCGGCAGGGTGCGCCGTCCACTTCATCACGGTCGGAACTCCGCAGCAGCCGAACGGGTATGCGGCTGACCTCAGGTACGTCCATGCAGCTGTTGCTGCGCTCATTCCGCATCTCAGGCCAGGCGACGTCGTGGCTGGGAAGTCCACTGTTCCTGTAGGGACGGCGCGGCAGATCGCCGCGACACTCAGCGCCGGAGCTGCCGGATCCCTGCTGGTGTGGAATCCCGAATTCCTCCGCGAGGGCCACGCCGTGCAGGACACGCTGTCTCCGGATCGGCTGGTTTACGGCCTGCCCGGCCCTGCGGGCTGCGACGGCCTGGGGGCCGCGGACGGGCAGGTGCCCCATCCCCAGCGTGTGCTGGACGAGGTGTACCGGCAGCTTTTGGCGGACGGGTGCCCCCGCCTGGTCATGGATTATGAGACGGCGGAGATGGTCAAGGTCTCGGCGAATGCCTTCCTGGCCACCAAGATCTCCTTCATTAACGCGATTTCCGATGTCTGTGAGGCTGCCGGGGCGGACGTTGCCATGCTGGCGGACGCCATTGGCTACGACGCCCGGATCGGCCGGAGCTTCCTCAACGCGGGCCTGGGGTTCGGTGGCGGCTGTCTCCCGAAGGATATCCGGGCATTCATGGCCCGTGCCGGGGAACTGGGCGCCAGCCAGGCTCAGGCGCTCCTGCGGGAGGTTGATGCCATCAACGCGGGCCGCCGCTCCAGGATGGTGGACCTCGCCAGTGAGGTGTGCGGCGGTTCGCTTGCGGGTCAACGGGTGGCTGTCCTTGGCCTGGCGTTCAAGCCCCAGTCCGACGACGTCAGGGAGTCGCCCGCCCTCAGCGTCGCTGCAGAACTGCAGGACAAGGGTGCGATCGTGACGGCGACCGATCCCCAGGCGGTCCGTAACGCGGCGCTGATTCTGCCGGCGCTGAACTGCGTGGAGACCGTGGAGGAGGCAGTCCAGGGCTCGCATGCCGTGCTGGTCCTGACTGACTGGGACGAATACCGGTCCCTGGATCCAACCTGGCTGGCCGGGCTGGTCTCGGGCATGGCGGTGGTAGACGGGCGCAGCTGCCTTGACGCAGATGCCTGGCGCGCAGCGGGCTGGACCTATCGGGCTCTCGGACGGCCCGGACTCCCTGCAGCCGTGCCGGCCACCGTCTAG
- the pta gene encoding phosphate acetyltransferase yields the protein MAKGIYVSATTPGSGKSLVALGLADTLHRHADRIGFFKPVVHGPDATADPMVALMKSRFALEDERCRGGLTYTEVRDLLAEGNRAEIDARCVEIFADISRHCDVVIVEGTDLVGQDSAVEFDLNARLANNLATPVVAVVGAKGRTVAEAVAAVEVARKELAAERCALLAILVNRADPEDVEAIGAAVKPGASKRPVYVLPELEEIARPTTGEVATALGVRQIAGRRDMERDVKDIKVAAMNVGNFLNVLDEGALVIVPGDRADVMVACLASSFSPEFPVASALILTGGLAPDANIYPLLAQAPFPVFATKEDTYTTARRVSEVRSEIWSGHRRKVASALGLWSRRVDETELVERLHLPRAERMTPLRFLHDLIERARSQRRHVVLPEGTDVRILRAAEILHRRDVCDLTVLGPEPDVRELAAANGIDLTGISIVDPATSDLRQKFAEKYAELRAHKGVDLAKALEIMQDVSYFGTMMVQLGVVDGMVSGAAHTTAHTIRPALEFVKTRPGVKIVSSVFLMLMPDRVLVYGDCAVNPDPNVEQLADIALASAETAAQFGVEPRVAMLSYSTGGSGSGEAVDEVRQATELVRERRPDLAVEGPIQYDAAVDASIAESKMPGSSVAGQATVFIFPDLNTGNNTYKAVQQSSGAVAVGPVLQGLRKPVNDLSRGCTVEDIVNTVAITAIQAQAQA from the coding sequence ATGGCCAAAGGCATTTACGTCAGCGCAACCACCCCCGGCTCGGGCAAGTCACTTGTTGCCCTGGGCCTGGCGGACACCCTGCACCGGCACGCGGACAGGATCGGCTTCTTCAAACCCGTGGTCCACGGCCCGGATGCCACGGCCGATCCCATGGTGGCGCTGATGAAATCCCGTTTCGCGCTGGAGGATGAGCGGTGCCGCGGCGGCCTGACCTACACCGAAGTCCGTGATCTGCTGGCGGAAGGCAACCGCGCCGAGATCGATGCCCGCTGCGTGGAAATCTTCGCGGACATTTCGCGGCACTGCGATGTGGTGATCGTGGAGGGAACCGACCTGGTGGGCCAGGACTCCGCCGTCGAATTCGACCTCAACGCCCGCCTCGCGAACAACCTGGCCACGCCCGTGGTGGCCGTGGTGGGCGCCAAGGGGCGGACCGTTGCAGAGGCCGTGGCCGCCGTCGAGGTTGCCCGGAAGGAACTTGCCGCAGAACGGTGCGCGCTCCTGGCCATCCTGGTGAACCGTGCGGACCCGGAGGACGTGGAAGCGATCGGGGCGGCGGTCAAGCCGGGCGCGTCGAAGCGGCCCGTGTACGTCCTGCCGGAACTGGAGGAGATTGCCCGGCCCACCACCGGTGAAGTGGCCACGGCGCTCGGGGTCCGGCAGATCGCGGGCCGGCGGGACATGGAGCGCGACGTCAAGGACATCAAGGTGGCGGCCATGAACGTGGGCAACTTCCTGAACGTGCTGGACGAGGGCGCGCTGGTGATCGTTCCCGGGGACCGGGCCGACGTGATGGTGGCCTGCCTGGCCTCATCCTTCTCGCCGGAATTTCCGGTGGCATCCGCGCTCATCCTCACCGGCGGGCTGGCGCCGGACGCCAACATCTACCCGCTCCTGGCGCAGGCGCCGTTCCCCGTGTTCGCCACGAAGGAGGACACCTACACCACCGCGCGCCGGGTCTCCGAAGTCCGCAGCGAGATCTGGTCCGGGCACCGCCGCAAGGTTGCCTCCGCCCTGGGGCTGTGGTCCCGCCGGGTGGACGAAACCGAACTTGTGGAGCGCCTGCACCTGCCAAGGGCCGAGCGGATGACGCCGCTGCGCTTCCTGCACGACCTCATCGAACGCGCCCGCTCGCAGCGCCGGCACGTCGTGCTGCCGGAAGGAACGGACGTGAGGATCCTGCGCGCGGCGGAGATCCTGCACCGGCGCGACGTCTGCGACCTCACCGTGCTTGGGCCGGAGCCTGACGTCCGCGAACTGGCCGCAGCGAACGGCATCGACCTCACCGGCATCAGCATCGTGGACCCCGCCACCTCGGACCTCCGGCAGAAGTTTGCCGAGAAGTACGCCGAGCTGAGGGCGCACAAGGGGGTGGACCTGGCCAAGGCGCTGGAGATCATGCAGGACGTCAGCTACTTCGGCACCATGATGGTCCAGCTGGGCGTGGTGGACGGCATGGTGTCCGGGGCCGCGCACACCACGGCCCACACCATCCGGCCGGCCCTGGAGTTCGTGAAGACGCGCCCGGGCGTGAAGATCGTGTCCTCGGTGTTCCTCATGCTCATGCCGGACCGGGTGCTGGTGTACGGCGACTGCGCGGTGAACCCTGACCCGAACGTGGAGCAGCTGGCGGACATTGCGCTGGCTTCGGCGGAGACCGCCGCCCAGTTCGGGGTGGAGCCGCGGGTGGCCATGCTGTCCTACTCAACGGGCGGCTCCGGCTCCGGGGAGGCGGTGGACGAGGTGCGGCAGGCCACCGAGCTGGTCCGTGAGCGCCGGCCGGACCTCGCCGTCGAAGGCCCCATCCAGTACGACGCCGCGGTGGACGCCTCCATCGCCGAGTCCAAGATGCCGGGGTCCTCGGTTGCCGGGCAGGCCACCGTTTTCATCTTCCCGGACCTCAACACCGGCAACAACACGTACAAGGCGGTGCAGCAGAGCTCCGGGGCGGTCGCCGTCGGGCCTGTCCTGCAGGGGCTCCGGAAGCCCGTCAACGACCTCTCCCGCGGCTGCACCGTGGAGGACATCGTCAACACCGTAGCCATCACGGCCATCCAGGCCCAGGCGCAGGCGTGA
- a CDS encoding hotdog fold thioesterase: MAETALSGPTHQILENDYASEWMGIQVLAISDGHATIRMTLRQEMLNGFGMAHGGMIFAFGDTAFALACNPAVPAPGEENSITVASGVDINFLKPAFRGQVLTAVADRRSSAGRSGLYDIQIFAADAPPADAGQPGEPTPKQPGELIAEFRGRSRTIPKK, from the coding sequence ATGGCTGAGACAGCCCTTTCCGGGCCCACGCACCAGATCCTGGAGAACGACTACGCCTCCGAGTGGATGGGCATCCAGGTCCTCGCCATCAGCGACGGGCACGCCACCATCCGGATGACCCTCCGGCAGGAAATGCTCAACGGCTTCGGCATGGCCCACGGCGGAATGATCTTCGCCTTCGGGGATACGGCGTTCGCCCTCGCGTGCAACCCCGCCGTGCCGGCACCCGGCGAGGAAAACAGCATCACCGTGGCCTCCGGCGTCGACATCAATTTCCTCAAGCCCGCCTTCCGCGGCCAGGTGCTCACCGCGGTGGCGGACCGCCGCTCCAGCGCCGGACGCAGCGGCCTGTACGACATCCAGATTTTCGCCGCCGACGCCCCGCCCGCCGACGCCGGCCAGCCGGGCGAGCCCACCCCGAAACAGCCAGGCGAGCTCATTGCCGAGTTCCGCGGACGCAGCCGCACCATCCCCAAGAAGTAG
- the paaK gene encoding phenylacetate--CoA ligase PaaK, which produces MTLHAPESPAATTAAGLDREETISRDELEALQLSRLQHTVAYAYERVPLYKRKFDDAGIHPNDLRELSDLGNFPFTTKDDLREEYPFGMFAVPQHEVARIHASSGTTGRPTVVGYTKQDLADWAKLVARSFRASGIRPGMKVHNAYGYGLFTGGLGAHAGAEALGCTVIPISGGQTERQIQLIQDFKPDAILATPTYLLTIADAMAHMGIDPASTSLKYAVLGAEPWTEEMRHELEVTMNLKACDIYGLSEVMGPGVAGEAVETQDGSHIWEDHFRPEIIDAFNPVVGKENVLGDGEHGELVFTSLTKEALPIIRYRTKDLTRLLPGTARPAHRRMGRITGRSDDMIILRGVNVFPSQIEEIALRIPELSPHFQLELTRPEGQRMDQMTVKIERRENVTVEQSTTAARTLKEQIKIHVGSSCAVDVVEPGSLERSNGKLRRIYDLRPKG; this is translated from the coding sequence ATGACCCTGCATGCCCCCGAATCCCCCGCAGCCACCACAGCAGCCGGACTGGACCGCGAGGAGACCATCTCCCGCGACGAGCTCGAGGCCCTCCAGCTCAGCCGGCTGCAGCACACCGTTGCCTACGCCTACGAGCGCGTGCCCCTCTACAAGCGCAAGTTCGACGACGCCGGCATCCACCCCAACGACCTGCGTGAACTGAGCGACCTGGGCAACTTCCCGTTCACCACCAAGGACGACCTGCGCGAGGAATACCCGTTCGGCATGTTCGCGGTGCCGCAGCACGAAGTAGCCCGCATCCATGCCAGCTCGGGCACCACGGGCCGGCCCACCGTCGTCGGCTACACCAAGCAGGACCTGGCGGACTGGGCAAAACTCGTGGCCCGCAGCTTCCGCGCCTCCGGCATCCGCCCGGGCATGAAAGTCCACAACGCCTACGGGTACGGCCTGTTCACCGGCGGCCTGGGCGCCCACGCCGGCGCCGAAGCCCTGGGCTGCACCGTCATCCCCATCTCCGGCGGCCAGACCGAACGCCAGATCCAGCTGATCCAGGACTTCAAGCCCGACGCCATCCTGGCCACGCCCACGTACCTGCTGACCATCGCCGACGCCATGGCCCACATGGGCATCGACCCCGCCTCCACGTCGCTGAAGTATGCGGTGCTGGGCGCCGAGCCGTGGACCGAAGAGATGCGGCACGAGCTTGAGGTCACCATGAACCTCAAGGCCTGCGACATCTACGGGCTGTCCGAAGTGATGGGCCCGGGCGTGGCCGGCGAAGCGGTGGAAACACAGGACGGCAGCCACATCTGGGAGGACCACTTCCGCCCCGAAATCATCGACGCCTTCAACCCGGTAGTGGGCAAGGAAAACGTCCTGGGCGACGGCGAGCACGGCGAACTGGTGTTCACCTCGCTGACCAAGGAAGCGCTGCCCATCATCCGGTACCGCACCAAGGACCTCACCCGCCTGCTCCCCGGCACGGCCCGCCCCGCGCACCGCCGGATGGGGCGCATCACCGGCCGCAGCGACGACATGATCATCCTCCGCGGCGTGAACGTGTTCCCGTCCCAGATCGAGGAAATCGCCCTCCGGATCCCCGAGCTCAGCCCGCACTTCCAGCTGGAGCTCACCCGCCCCGAGGGGCAGCGGATGGACCAGATGACGGTCAAGATCGAACGCCGGGAGAACGTCACCGTCGAGCAGAGCACGACGGCGGCACGCACCTTGAAGGAACAGATCAAGATCCACGTGGGTTCCTCCTGCGCGGTTGACGTGGTGGAGCCGGGCTCGCTTGAGCGGTCCAACGGCAAGCTGCGGAGGATCTACGACCTGCGCCCCAAGGGGTAG